A genomic segment from Agelaius phoeniceus isolate bAgePho1 chromosome 2, bAgePho1.hap1, whole genome shotgun sequence encodes:
- the USPL1 gene encoding SUMO-specific isopeptidase USPL1 isoform X3: MQSMDFETTTKTNNYQESPPKTSSPKTQLLPNSQNLSTASEISLKEDKGSTNSRDLCLQWRNKHNLCWLDCILSALVHLETLKSALAEECNNGKCLLQKLITKYNQASILLNTCKRSKVKDVLPKAESQLNEIRNVMFTELKPQLTCELGNTKNPVFALQLLLQLDQQAEKLFLHSFSWKFECVRCGHKYQDRLKKTLTTFTNVFPDWHPLNAVHIGPCINCGNASQRQQMILEKVPSILTLHFVEGLPHNDLEKYSFQFEEDTYQITSVVQYQTDKKHFISWSLNPDGTWLECDDLKGPYCKRRKRFEVPPSEIHIVIWEKKASHVPQELNLQFQSKNSEDIPLNNVHSNSTVLNCGSDNTVGKTPAEPHKEDSVRTPDKKQQQVTEDKSIVHHGSENLADGDLVTLMPEEVLDDPEEKLLPNGWMVGNNLLDGWGTPEQLKPTFSLSTPYAGEFAGTSLAMNNKSMLCENSSICFPLEELNSVNITAPVPKKHDPDSSDSSPSQLNDRGNLANREHGLNSELLLSKKWLAVENTIQKPPDLRDASKTVVNSQVGSSSGASNSVQSSHKDRKGGFVGSWVKKLSKSASFMPSSASALKNERSCKTPSLQKISEVRLPVKGASNFGGFQSRGTKQTTETPKLLAPQSNNTHPLPNFKGFSQSTCLPTANHTTIVGPTWIKSESMLGTSGKVTRFPSPGYNSGKAEESESDKTKKLRLKLLKKLNAKKKKLASLDRLAVEQMKQEKPVSGDVSTPSQTESQNDSELLQSLRELQYQIDVAGNGSELNANAVPECTGPDNTDEILAELLSPISTVAPLEAPKSGDECMYMEMVHGSVATTVSQENTTVPQAAVTSEDHNYYSPVKDTTLELDAINKHSGKKLSFESPTRDDILEDLFSISAPSSMADDMDLPHFDETLFETW; the protein is encoded by the exons ATGCAGAGCATGGATTTTGAAACAACCACCAAGACCAACAACTACCAAGAAAGTCCACCAAAGACTTCTAGTCCCAAAACACAACTATTGCCAAATTCTCAGAATTTATCAACAGCATCTGAAATTTCACTCAAAGAGGATAAAGGTTCCACGAATAGCAGAGATTTGTGTCTTCAGTGGAGAAACAAACATAATCTTTGTTGGTTAGATTGTATTTTGTCGGCACTGGTACACTTAGAAACATTAAAATCTGCTCTAGCAGAAGAATGTAACAATGGAAAATGTTTACTCCAGAAACTTATAACAAAGTATAATCAAGCATCTATTCTTCTGAATACCTGTAAAAGGAGTAAAGTAAAAG atgtTCTTCCAAAAGCAGAATCTCAGCTCAACGAAATCAGAAACGTAATGTTTACAGAACTTAAGCCTCAGCTGACATGTGAATTGG GTAATACAAAAAATCCAGTGTTTGCACTTCAACTACTCTTACAATTGGATCAACAAGCTGAGAAACTATTCTTGCATTCGTTTTCATGGAAATTTGAATGTGTACGTTGTGGCCACAAATACCAGGACCG ATTGAAGAAAACCCTAACGACATTTACAAATGTATTCCCTGATTGGCATCCACTCAATGCTGTTCATATTGGACCGTGTATTAACTGTGGAAATGCATCTCAAAGACAACAGATGATCTTGGAAAA AGTACCCTCAATATTAACATTACATTTTGTGGAAGGCTTGCCACATAACGACCTGGAGAAATACTCATTTCAATTTGAGGAAGACACCTACCAAATAACATCTGTTGTTCAGTACCAAACAGATAAGAAGCACTTCATAAGCTGGTCATTGAATCCTGATG GAACTTGGCTCGAATGTGATGATTTAAAGGGTCCGTATTGCAAGAGACGTAAAAGATTTGAAGTTCCTCCTTCAGAGATTCATATTGTTATTTGGGAAAAGAAAGCATCCCATGTGCCACAAGAACTGAATTTACAGTTCCAAAGTAAAAATAGTGAAGATATTCCTCTTAATAATGTACATTCAAATTCCACGGTGTTGAATTGTGGTTCTGATAACACTGTCGGCAAAACACCTGCAGAACCTCACAAAGAGGATTCTGTGAGGACTCCAGATAAGAAACAGCAGCAAGTAACTGAGGACAAAAGTATTGTGCATCATGGTTCAGAAAATCTGGCAGATGGTGATCTTGTAACACTGATGCCTGAAGAAGTTCTAGATGACCCAGAAGAAAAATTGCTGCCTAATGGATGGATGGTGGGAAATAACCTTCTTGATGGATGGGGCACACCAGAACAGCTGAAACCAACTTTTTCACTTAGCACTCCATATGCAGGAGAGTTTGCTGGAACTAGTCTAGCTATGAACAATAAATCCATGTTGTGTGAAAATTCCAGTATTTGCTTTCCTCTGGAAGAGTTGAACTCAGTAAATATTACTGCTCCTGTGCCCAAAAAACATGACCCTGATTCATCTGACTCATCGCCTTCTCAATTAAATGACAGAGGTAATTTAGCTAACAGAGAACATGGATTAAATTCAGAACTACTGCTAAGCAAGAAGTGGTTAGCAGTAGAAAATACTATACAAAAACCACCTGACTTGAGAGATGCAAGCAAAACTGTAGTTAATTCTCAAGTTGGCAGTTCTTCTGGTGCCAGTAATTCAGTTCAGTCCTCACACAAAGACCGAAAAGGAGGATTTGTAGGAAGCTGGGTGAAGAAATTAAGCAAGAGTGCTTCTTTTATGCCTTCAAGTGCCTCAGCTCTCAAGAATGAGAGAAGTTGCAAAACTCCCTCATTGCAAAAAATAAGTGAAGTTCGGCTGCCAGTTAAGGGTGCAAGTAACTTTGGTGGATTTCAAAGCAGAGGTACAAAGCAAACAACTGAGACCCCAAAGTTACTGGCTCCTCAGAGTAATAATACTCATCCTTTACCAAATTTCAAAGGATTTTCTCAAAGCACTTGTCTTCCAACAGCAAATCATACCACTATTGTAGGTCCAACTTGGATTAAGTCAGAAAGTATGTTGGGTACCTCAGGTAAAGTGACTCGGTTCCCCTCACCTGGCTATAACTCTGGCAAGGCAGAAGAGTCAGAGagtgacaaaacaaaaaaacttcgCCTAAAATTGTTAAAAAAACTTAATGCTAAAAAGAAGAAGTTGGCTTCACTGGATAGATTAGCAGTGGAacagatgaaacaggaaaaaccTGTGAGTGGAGATGTGAGCACCCCATCGCAGACTGAATCTCAGAATGACAGTGAATTATTGCAGAGCTTAAGGGAGCTGCAGTATCAGATTGATGTCGCAGGGAATGGATCTGAATTGAATGCAAACGCCGTGCCAGAGTGCACTGGCCCTGATAACACTGATGAAATACTGGCAGAATTACTGTCCCCTATTTCGACTGTCGCTCCCTTGGAGGCGCCGAAGAGCGGAGATGAGTGCATGTACATGGAAATGGTGCACGGCAGCGTGGCAACAACCGTGTCCCAGGAGAACACCActgtgccacaggcagcagtgACAAGTGAGGACCACAATTACTACAGTCCTGTAAAGGACACCACTTTGGAGCTTGATGCAATAAACAAACACAGTGGGAAAAAACTTTCTTTTGAAAGTCCTACAAGAGATGATATCCTCGAAGACCTGTTCTCCATTTCAGCACCAAGCTCAATGGCAGATGACATGGATTTACCTCATTTTGATGAAACTCTGTTTGAAACTTGGTAA
- the USPL1 gene encoding SUMO-specific isopeptidase USPL1 isoform X2 yields the protein MNCNPVETTAHEYCPVCKEKGQIQGLRTYRLNFQESIFLCENPQCIYPLGYKPLNSIITSTGSENHQAPSTHKKRKFGNISDFSAIGSDPKKANNSVLNVEHALNADSVVKGCQNSLCIPKASLHSVLQNDQQNPGNHVGSCMQSMDFETTTKTNNYQESPPKTSSPKTQLLPNSQNLSTASEISLKEDKGSTNSRDLCLQWRNKHNLCWLDCILSALVHLETLKSALAEECNNGKCLLQKLITKYNQASILLNTCKRSKVKDVLPKAESQLNEIRNVMFTELKPQLTCELGNTKNPVFALQLLLQLDQQAEKLFLHSFSWKFECVRCGHKYQDRLKKTLTTFTNVFPDWHPLNAVHIGPCINCGNASQRQQMILEKVPSILTLHFVEGLPHNDLEKYSFQFEEDTYQITSVVQYQTDKKHFISWSLNPDGTWLECDDLKGPYCKRRKRFEVPPSEIHIVIWEKKASHVPQELNLQFQSKNSEDIPLNNVHSNSTVLNCGSDNTVGKTPAEPHKEDSVRTPDKKQQQVTEDKSIVHHGSENLADGDLVTLMPEEVLDDPEEKLLPNGWMVGNNLLDGWGTPEQLKPTFSLSTPYAGEFAGTSLAMNNKSMLCENSSICFPLEELNSVNITAPVPKKHDPDSSDSSPSQLNDRGNLANREHGLNSELLLSKKWLAVENTIQKPPDLRDASKTVVNSQVGSSSGASNSVQSSHKDRKGGFVGSWVKKLSKSASFMPSSASALKNERSCKTPSLQKISEVRLPVKGASNFGGFQSRGTKQTTETPKLLAPQSNNTHPLPNFKGFSQSTCLPTANHTTIVGPTWIKSESMLGTSGKVTRFPSPGYNSGKAEESESDKTKKLRLKLLKKLNAKKKKLASLDRLAVEQMKQEKPVSGDVSTPSQTESQNDSELLQSLRELQYQIDVAGNGSELNANAVPECTGPDNTDEILAELLSPISTVAPLEAPKSGDECMYMEMVHGSVATTVSQENTTVPQAAVTSEDHNYYSPVKDTTLELDAINKHSGKKLSFESPTRDDILEDLFSISAPSSMADDMDLPHFDETLFETW from the exons ATG aacTGTAATCCTGTGGAAACAACTGCACATGAGTATTGTCCAGTCTGCAAAGAGAAGGGTCAGATCCAAGGTTTACGGACTTACCGCCTTAATTTTCAAGAGTCCATTTTCCTTTGTGAAAATCCTCAG tGTATCTACCCACTTGGTTATAAACCATTAAACAGCATAATTACTTCTACTGGTTCAGAAAATCATCAAGCTCCATCTACTCACAAGAAGAGGAAATTTGGTAATATCAGTGACTTTTCTGCTATTGGATCAGatccaaaaaaagcaaataacagTGTGCTCAATGTTGAGCACGCCCTTAATGCAGACTCAGTTGTGAAAGGCTGCCAGAATAGTTTGTGTATTCCCAAGGCAAGCCTACACAGTGTATTACAAAATGACCAGCAAAACCCTGGCAATCATGTGGGGTCTTGCATGCAGAGCATGGATTTTGAAACAACCACCAAGACCAACAACTACCAAGAAAGTCCACCAAAGACTTCTAGTCCCAAAACACAACTATTGCCAAATTCTCAGAATTTATCAACAGCATCTGAAATTTCACTCAAAGAGGATAAAGGTTCCACGAATAGCAGAGATTTGTGTCTTCAGTGGAGAAACAAACATAATCTTTGTTGGTTAGATTGTATTTTGTCGGCACTGGTACACTTAGAAACATTAAAATCTGCTCTAGCAGAAGAATGTAACAATGGAAAATGTTTACTCCAGAAACTTATAACAAAGTATAATCAAGCATCTATTCTTCTGAATACCTGTAAAAGGAGTAAAGTAAAAG atgtTCTTCCAAAAGCAGAATCTCAGCTCAACGAAATCAGAAACGTAATGTTTACAGAACTTAAGCCTCAGCTGACATGTGAATTGG GTAATACAAAAAATCCAGTGTTTGCACTTCAACTACTCTTACAATTGGATCAACAAGCTGAGAAACTATTCTTGCATTCGTTTTCATGGAAATTTGAATGTGTACGTTGTGGCCACAAATACCAGGACCG ATTGAAGAAAACCCTAACGACATTTACAAATGTATTCCCTGATTGGCATCCACTCAATGCTGTTCATATTGGACCGTGTATTAACTGTGGAAATGCATCTCAAAGACAACAGATGATCTTGGAAAA AGTACCCTCAATATTAACATTACATTTTGTGGAAGGCTTGCCACATAACGACCTGGAGAAATACTCATTTCAATTTGAGGAAGACACCTACCAAATAACATCTGTTGTTCAGTACCAAACAGATAAGAAGCACTTCATAAGCTGGTCATTGAATCCTGATG GAACTTGGCTCGAATGTGATGATTTAAAGGGTCCGTATTGCAAGAGACGTAAAAGATTTGAAGTTCCTCCTTCAGAGATTCATATTGTTATTTGGGAAAAGAAAGCATCCCATGTGCCACAAGAACTGAATTTACAGTTCCAAAGTAAAAATAGTGAAGATATTCCTCTTAATAATGTACATTCAAATTCCACGGTGTTGAATTGTGGTTCTGATAACACTGTCGGCAAAACACCTGCAGAACCTCACAAAGAGGATTCTGTGAGGACTCCAGATAAGAAACAGCAGCAAGTAACTGAGGACAAAAGTATTGTGCATCATGGTTCAGAAAATCTGGCAGATGGTGATCTTGTAACACTGATGCCTGAAGAAGTTCTAGATGACCCAGAAGAAAAATTGCTGCCTAATGGATGGATGGTGGGAAATAACCTTCTTGATGGATGGGGCACACCAGAACAGCTGAAACCAACTTTTTCACTTAGCACTCCATATGCAGGAGAGTTTGCTGGAACTAGTCTAGCTATGAACAATAAATCCATGTTGTGTGAAAATTCCAGTATTTGCTTTCCTCTGGAAGAGTTGAACTCAGTAAATATTACTGCTCCTGTGCCCAAAAAACATGACCCTGATTCATCTGACTCATCGCCTTCTCAATTAAATGACAGAGGTAATTTAGCTAACAGAGAACATGGATTAAATTCAGAACTACTGCTAAGCAAGAAGTGGTTAGCAGTAGAAAATACTATACAAAAACCACCTGACTTGAGAGATGCAAGCAAAACTGTAGTTAATTCTCAAGTTGGCAGTTCTTCTGGTGCCAGTAATTCAGTTCAGTCCTCACACAAAGACCGAAAAGGAGGATTTGTAGGAAGCTGGGTGAAGAAATTAAGCAAGAGTGCTTCTTTTATGCCTTCAAGTGCCTCAGCTCTCAAGAATGAGAGAAGTTGCAAAACTCCCTCATTGCAAAAAATAAGTGAAGTTCGGCTGCCAGTTAAGGGTGCAAGTAACTTTGGTGGATTTCAAAGCAGAGGTACAAAGCAAACAACTGAGACCCCAAAGTTACTGGCTCCTCAGAGTAATAATACTCATCCTTTACCAAATTTCAAAGGATTTTCTCAAAGCACTTGTCTTCCAACAGCAAATCATACCACTATTGTAGGTCCAACTTGGATTAAGTCAGAAAGTATGTTGGGTACCTCAGGTAAAGTGACTCGGTTCCCCTCACCTGGCTATAACTCTGGCAAGGCAGAAGAGTCAGAGagtgacaaaacaaaaaaacttcgCCTAAAATTGTTAAAAAAACTTAATGCTAAAAAGAAGAAGTTGGCTTCACTGGATAGATTAGCAGTGGAacagatgaaacaggaaaaaccTGTGAGTGGAGATGTGAGCACCCCATCGCAGACTGAATCTCAGAATGACAGTGAATTATTGCAGAGCTTAAGGGAGCTGCAGTATCAGATTGATGTCGCAGGGAATGGATCTGAATTGAATGCAAACGCCGTGCCAGAGTGCACTGGCCCTGATAACACTGATGAAATACTGGCAGAATTACTGTCCCCTATTTCGACTGTCGCTCCCTTGGAGGCGCCGAAGAGCGGAGATGAGTGCATGTACATGGAAATGGTGCACGGCAGCGTGGCAACAACCGTGTCCCAGGAGAACACCActgtgccacaggcagcagtgACAAGTGAGGACCACAATTACTACAGTCCTGTAAAGGACACCACTTTGGAGCTTGATGCAATAAACAAACACAGTGGGAAAAAACTTTCTTTTGAAAGTCCTACAAGAGATGATATCCTCGAAGACCTGTTCTCCATTTCAGCACCAAGCTCAATGGCAGATGACATGGATTTACCTCATTTTGATGAAACTCTGTTTGAAACTTGGTAA
- the USPL1 gene encoding SUMO-specific isopeptidase USPL1 isoform X1, which produces MMETQKTTNGLQVIGEGTGIGKSTLHMVGYLGKNCNPVETTAHEYCPVCKEKGQIQGLRTYRLNFQESIFLCENPQCIYPLGYKPLNSIITSTGSENHQAPSTHKKRKFGNISDFSAIGSDPKKANNSVLNVEHALNADSVVKGCQNSLCIPKASLHSVLQNDQQNPGNHVGSCMQSMDFETTTKTNNYQESPPKTSSPKTQLLPNSQNLSTASEISLKEDKGSTNSRDLCLQWRNKHNLCWLDCILSALVHLETLKSALAEECNNGKCLLQKLITKYNQASILLNTCKRSKVKDVLPKAESQLNEIRNVMFTELKPQLTCELGNTKNPVFALQLLLQLDQQAEKLFLHSFSWKFECVRCGHKYQDRLKKTLTTFTNVFPDWHPLNAVHIGPCINCGNASQRQQMILEKVPSILTLHFVEGLPHNDLEKYSFQFEEDTYQITSVVQYQTDKKHFISWSLNPDGTWLECDDLKGPYCKRRKRFEVPPSEIHIVIWEKKASHVPQELNLQFQSKNSEDIPLNNVHSNSTVLNCGSDNTVGKTPAEPHKEDSVRTPDKKQQQVTEDKSIVHHGSENLADGDLVTLMPEEVLDDPEEKLLPNGWMVGNNLLDGWGTPEQLKPTFSLSTPYAGEFAGTSLAMNNKSMLCENSSICFPLEELNSVNITAPVPKKHDPDSSDSSPSQLNDRGNLANREHGLNSELLLSKKWLAVENTIQKPPDLRDASKTVVNSQVGSSSGASNSVQSSHKDRKGGFVGSWVKKLSKSASFMPSSASALKNERSCKTPSLQKISEVRLPVKGASNFGGFQSRGTKQTTETPKLLAPQSNNTHPLPNFKGFSQSTCLPTANHTTIVGPTWIKSESMLGTSGKVTRFPSPGYNSGKAEESESDKTKKLRLKLLKKLNAKKKKLASLDRLAVEQMKQEKPVSGDVSTPSQTESQNDSELLQSLRELQYQIDVAGNGSELNANAVPECTGPDNTDEILAELLSPISTVAPLEAPKSGDECMYMEMVHGSVATTVSQENTTVPQAAVTSEDHNYYSPVKDTTLELDAINKHSGKKLSFESPTRDDILEDLFSISAPSSMADDMDLPHFDETLFETW; this is translated from the exons ATGATGGAAACCCAGAAGACTACAAATGGTTTGCAAGTGATTGGAGAAGGGACTGGTATAGGGAAATCGACACTCCACATGGTGGGGTATTTGGGAAAA aacTGTAATCCTGTGGAAACAACTGCACATGAGTATTGTCCAGTCTGCAAAGAGAAGGGTCAGATCCAAGGTTTACGGACTTACCGCCTTAATTTTCAAGAGTCCATTTTCCTTTGTGAAAATCCTCAG tGTATCTACCCACTTGGTTATAAACCATTAAACAGCATAATTACTTCTACTGGTTCAGAAAATCATCAAGCTCCATCTACTCACAAGAAGAGGAAATTTGGTAATATCAGTGACTTTTCTGCTATTGGATCAGatccaaaaaaagcaaataacagTGTGCTCAATGTTGAGCACGCCCTTAATGCAGACTCAGTTGTGAAAGGCTGCCAGAATAGTTTGTGTATTCCCAAGGCAAGCCTACACAGTGTATTACAAAATGACCAGCAAAACCCTGGCAATCATGTGGGGTCTTGCATGCAGAGCATGGATTTTGAAACAACCACCAAGACCAACAACTACCAAGAAAGTCCACCAAAGACTTCTAGTCCCAAAACACAACTATTGCCAAATTCTCAGAATTTATCAACAGCATCTGAAATTTCACTCAAAGAGGATAAAGGTTCCACGAATAGCAGAGATTTGTGTCTTCAGTGGAGAAACAAACATAATCTTTGTTGGTTAGATTGTATTTTGTCGGCACTGGTACACTTAGAAACATTAAAATCTGCTCTAGCAGAAGAATGTAACAATGGAAAATGTTTACTCCAGAAACTTATAACAAAGTATAATCAAGCATCTATTCTTCTGAATACCTGTAAAAGGAGTAAAGTAAAAG atgtTCTTCCAAAAGCAGAATCTCAGCTCAACGAAATCAGAAACGTAATGTTTACAGAACTTAAGCCTCAGCTGACATGTGAATTGG GTAATACAAAAAATCCAGTGTTTGCACTTCAACTACTCTTACAATTGGATCAACAAGCTGAGAAACTATTCTTGCATTCGTTTTCATGGAAATTTGAATGTGTACGTTGTGGCCACAAATACCAGGACCG ATTGAAGAAAACCCTAACGACATTTACAAATGTATTCCCTGATTGGCATCCACTCAATGCTGTTCATATTGGACCGTGTATTAACTGTGGAAATGCATCTCAAAGACAACAGATGATCTTGGAAAA AGTACCCTCAATATTAACATTACATTTTGTGGAAGGCTTGCCACATAACGACCTGGAGAAATACTCATTTCAATTTGAGGAAGACACCTACCAAATAACATCTGTTGTTCAGTACCAAACAGATAAGAAGCACTTCATAAGCTGGTCATTGAATCCTGATG GAACTTGGCTCGAATGTGATGATTTAAAGGGTCCGTATTGCAAGAGACGTAAAAGATTTGAAGTTCCTCCTTCAGAGATTCATATTGTTATTTGGGAAAAGAAAGCATCCCATGTGCCACAAGAACTGAATTTACAGTTCCAAAGTAAAAATAGTGAAGATATTCCTCTTAATAATGTACATTCAAATTCCACGGTGTTGAATTGTGGTTCTGATAACACTGTCGGCAAAACACCTGCAGAACCTCACAAAGAGGATTCTGTGAGGACTCCAGATAAGAAACAGCAGCAAGTAACTGAGGACAAAAGTATTGTGCATCATGGTTCAGAAAATCTGGCAGATGGTGATCTTGTAACACTGATGCCTGAAGAAGTTCTAGATGACCCAGAAGAAAAATTGCTGCCTAATGGATGGATGGTGGGAAATAACCTTCTTGATGGATGGGGCACACCAGAACAGCTGAAACCAACTTTTTCACTTAGCACTCCATATGCAGGAGAGTTTGCTGGAACTAGTCTAGCTATGAACAATAAATCCATGTTGTGTGAAAATTCCAGTATTTGCTTTCCTCTGGAAGAGTTGAACTCAGTAAATATTACTGCTCCTGTGCCCAAAAAACATGACCCTGATTCATCTGACTCATCGCCTTCTCAATTAAATGACAGAGGTAATTTAGCTAACAGAGAACATGGATTAAATTCAGAACTACTGCTAAGCAAGAAGTGGTTAGCAGTAGAAAATACTATACAAAAACCACCTGACTTGAGAGATGCAAGCAAAACTGTAGTTAATTCTCAAGTTGGCAGTTCTTCTGGTGCCAGTAATTCAGTTCAGTCCTCACACAAAGACCGAAAAGGAGGATTTGTAGGAAGCTGGGTGAAGAAATTAAGCAAGAGTGCTTCTTTTATGCCTTCAAGTGCCTCAGCTCTCAAGAATGAGAGAAGTTGCAAAACTCCCTCATTGCAAAAAATAAGTGAAGTTCGGCTGCCAGTTAAGGGTGCAAGTAACTTTGGTGGATTTCAAAGCAGAGGTACAAAGCAAACAACTGAGACCCCAAAGTTACTGGCTCCTCAGAGTAATAATACTCATCCTTTACCAAATTTCAAAGGATTTTCTCAAAGCACTTGTCTTCCAACAGCAAATCATACCACTATTGTAGGTCCAACTTGGATTAAGTCAGAAAGTATGTTGGGTACCTCAGGTAAAGTGACTCGGTTCCCCTCACCTGGCTATAACTCTGGCAAGGCAGAAGAGTCAGAGagtgacaaaacaaaaaaacttcgCCTAAAATTGTTAAAAAAACTTAATGCTAAAAAGAAGAAGTTGGCTTCACTGGATAGATTAGCAGTGGAacagatgaaacaggaaaaaccTGTGAGTGGAGATGTGAGCACCCCATCGCAGACTGAATCTCAGAATGACAGTGAATTATTGCAGAGCTTAAGGGAGCTGCAGTATCAGATTGATGTCGCAGGGAATGGATCTGAATTGAATGCAAACGCCGTGCCAGAGTGCACTGGCCCTGATAACACTGATGAAATACTGGCAGAATTACTGTCCCCTATTTCGACTGTCGCTCCCTTGGAGGCGCCGAAGAGCGGAGATGAGTGCATGTACATGGAAATGGTGCACGGCAGCGTGGCAACAACCGTGTCCCAGGAGAACACCActgtgccacaggcagcagtgACAAGTGAGGACCACAATTACTACAGTCCTGTAAAGGACACCACTTTGGAGCTTGATGCAATAAACAAACACAGTGGGAAAAAACTTTCTTTTGAAAGTCCTACAAGAGATGATATCCTCGAAGACCTGTTCTCCATTTCAGCACCAAGCTCAATGGCAGATGACATGGATTTACCTCATTTTGATGAAACTCTGTTTGAAACTTGGTAA